The following coding sequences are from one Thermocrinis jamiesonii window:
- a CDS encoding LPS-assembly protein LptD: MLIVYLILFLIKIVYSLEIFSNHLERQPDGWIQAKEEVEVYHERYYIKADTIRYNPETKEVIAEGNVYVRSLDGRLEVVGSYAYLSLEKEEGYYLNAQGKFEKFYFQAIRLEKSGELYTVEEGQITTCPPDRKEMVLCFSKAKIDQKYVFSTNNSLRLFRVPFAYLPLFFYPVGERRSGLLAPTIGFNSYNNLIYQQPIYWAISRDKDATLTIDLRDKQAKGFSLEYRQAFFKENDLRLNISYYIEPEPPGKWWEGRDPSTFRKNRYRFKFDLDLQDFKAGLDTISDPYFLEDTYLQKTERTIPYLTSYINYSKEFDRFFLSFSAKHFYDTTSSNNKRTLHRLPEVSIYWKSQQIVGSVFLGGLLSYTNFYREVGLRGQRVLFFPEISIPKEIFGKVFYSKIVFENLYYFGLNQRGYKNSINSIHFSENLSFSSDLQKGELNLRNSFNLSYSFRPKDFNNPNFDNLDKLNRKNQIDATATTSLSYAGREFLGLYLSTGYNYLNSYTYAGSTVKRRVIPLRAVLSLKPFEGLSFSTDNLYDVEGGSLLQTFGSVSLGYKRTTLTLGQILSRNFSGQRLLDQTTLSLNTAYRSAVFSFSLTRDNRIKKDLTRQASIDYRGACWSFGLLARDNYDGTKGKYIKELYLTFNVFDLRRLTVPLRR, encoded by the coding sequence ATGCTGATAGTCTATCTTATTCTCTTCTTAATAAAGATAGTTTATAGCTTGGAAATATTTTCCAACCACCTTGAACGCCAGCCCGATGGATGGATACAGGCAAAGGAAGAGGTAGAAGTATATCACGAAAGGTACTACATAAAGGCAGACACTATAAGATACAACCCCGAAACAAAGGAAGTTATAGCGGAAGGTAATGTTTATGTAAGGTCTTTGGACGGTAGGCTTGAAGTAGTAGGCTCTTATGCATACCTAAGCTTAGAAAAGGAGGAAGGATACTACTTAAATGCACAGGGAAAGTTTGAAAAGTTTTACTTTCAAGCAATTAGATTGGAAAAAAGTGGGGAGTTATACACCGTTGAGGAGGGACAGATCACCACATGTCCCCCCGATAGAAAGGAGATGGTCCTTTGCTTTTCAAAGGCAAAAATAGACCAAAAGTATGTGTTTTCAACCAACAACTCTTTGAGACTTTTTAGAGTTCCCTTTGCCTATCTGCCCCTTTTTTTCTATCCCGTAGGAGAACGTAGGTCTGGTCTTTTAGCGCCAACGATAGGTTTCAATTCTTACAACAACCTAATATACCAACAGCCCATCTATTGGGCTATATCAAGGGACAAGGACGCTACTTTGACGATTGACCTGCGAGACAAACAGGCTAAGGGTTTTTCTTTAGAATACAGACAAGCCTTTTTTAAGGAAAATGACCTTAGGCTAAACATATCCTATTACATAGAACCTGAACCACCGGGTAAATGGTGGGAAGGGAGGGATCCAAGCACTTTCAGAAAAAACAGGTATCGCTTTAAGTTTGATTTAGACCTCCAGGACTTTAAAGCGGGTTTGGACACGATCTCAGACCCATACTTTTTGGAAGACACATATTTGCAAAAAACCGAAAGAACAATACCATACCTTACATCCTACATCAATTACAGCAAAGAGTTTGACAGATTTTTCTTGAGCTTTAGTGCAAAGCACTTTTATGACACCACCTCTTCAAACAACAAACGCACCTTACATAGACTACCAGAGGTAAGTATCTATTGGAAATCCCAACAGATAGTGGGAAGCGTATTCTTAGGTGGTCTTCTTTCATACACAAACTTTTATAGAGAAGTTGGTCTGAGAGGACAAAGGGTTTTATTTTTCCCAGAAATTTCCATACCAAAAGAAATATTCGGCAAAGTGTTTTATTCTAAGATTGTATTTGAAAACCTATATTACTTTGGCTTAAACCAAAGGGGATACAAAAATAGTATAAACAGTATTCATTTTTCCGAAAACCTGTCCTTTTCCTCGGACCTTCAAAAGGGAGAGCTTAACCTAAGGAACTCCTTCAACCTAAGTTATAGCTTTAGGCCAAAAGATTTTAACAATCCAAACTTTGATAACTTAGACAAACTAAACAGAAAAAACCAAATTGATGCAACAGCGACCACCTCCTTGAGCTATGCGGGTAGAGAGTTTTTAGGACTTTACCTTAGCACTGGCTATAACTACCTTAACAGCTACACCTATGCGGGATCCACCGTAAAGAGAAGAGTAATACCTCTTAGGGCGGTTCTGTCTTTAAAGCCTTTTGAAGGTTTAAGCTTTAGCACAGACAACCTCTACGATGTGGAAGGCGGTTCCCTTTTACAAACTTTTGGCAGTGTAAGCCTTGGATACAAACGAACAACTCTTACTTTGGGACAAATACTGTCAAGAAACTTTTCTGGGCAGAGGCTTTTGGACCAAACTACTCTGAGCCTAAACACAGCCTACAGGTCAGCAGTTTTTAGCTTTTCTCTAACGAGGGACAACAGAATAAAGAAGGATTTAACCAGACAAGCGAGCATTGACTACAGAGGTGCATGCTGGAGCTTTGGACTGCTTGCAAGGGATAATTACGATGGAACAAAGGGGAAGTATATAAAAGAGTTATACCTTACCTTTAATGTCTTTGATTTGCGAAGACTTACAGTGCCTCTAAGGAGATAA